The Helianthus annuus cultivar XRQ/B chromosome 16, HanXRQr2.0-SUNRISE, whole genome shotgun sequence genome includes a window with the following:
- the LOC118487980 gene encoding glycosyltransferase BC10-like has product MDILLSLRNTSNRVDTGALPPFQFSYLRNRKSLSEFWRDCPILADNSKEHNCMPYEHYTATLLAQKGLEGEPTNRSLTHTSWVSHQAKVVKGKDGIL; this is encoded by the exons ATGGATATTTTGCTTTCACTAAGGAACACCAGTAACCGTGTGGATACAGGTGCATTGCCTCCATTTCAGTTCAGCTATTTGAGAAAT AGGAAATCATTATCTGAGTTTTGGCGGGATTGTCCTATT CTGGCTGATAATTCAAAGGAGCATAATTGCATGCCTTATGAACATTATACCGCAACATTACTTGCA CAAAAAGGCCTTGAAGGAGAACCCACAAATAGGAGTTTAACTCACACTTCATGGGTATCTCATCAAGCAAAGGTCGTGAAAGGCAAGGATGGCATCCTATGA